The genomic interval tacagactttccagtccttgatgaaagtcaaataACAGAATGGAGAGGCAAATGCTGCCTCATCCTCTAGAAAGTTCTTCAGAGGtttgacctctggaactaagtctgtgctTTCTTCCTCCAGCACCAAAAAGtagtagaagaagaaaggtggaaaagagaaagctaacccaccagtgCTGTCCAGAAGGGCAAGAAGGCAGGTTGCAAAGGAAATATGTATCTATTGCAACCAGGAGAGACACTGGAAGAAGAATTGTCCCaagtacttggcagaaaagaagaaaggcaagcaaggtaaatatgatgtacttgttttggagacttgtttaatggagaatggtgattcagcctggataatagatttaggtgccactaaccatgttttttctttatttcaggaaattagttcctaACGGCAACTGGATGCTagggagatgacgatgcgtgtAGGAATTGGGTACGTCGTTTCAGCTACTGCAGTGGGAGGACTTCGACTTTGTTTACAGAAATCgtatattaaattagataatgtatatgtggttccaAGTTTGAGAAAAAACCTTATTTCTGTATAAGTCCTTGCTTGAACAGAactaatttttatcatttaatgtaaataaagtgtttacttACAAAAATGGAATATATATTTGTTCTGAAAATCTCaaagataatctttatgtgctaagaccattagtaACTAAAGCTCTCCTTAATACTGAACTGTTTAAAACCgcgataactcaaaataaaagacaaaaaattcTCATAAGGAAAATGCCTATCCTTgccacctaagattaggacacataaatctcaataggattgagagactggtcaagaatggacttttaagcgagttagaagaaaattattgacctgtatgtgagtcatgccttgaaggcaaaatgactaaaagatattttactagaaaaggtcatagagccaaagaacccttggaacttgtacattcagacctctatggtccgatgtaTATTAGGGCAGGAGgatggtttgaatatttcatcacttttactgttgattattctaggtatgggtatgtttatttaatgcacataaatctgaagcccttgaaaaattcaaggagtacaaggttgaggttgaaaatgcattaaataaaacaattaaaacattttaatctaatcgaggtggagagtatttgGATATAAAATTCCAAGACgatttgatagagcatggaattgtatcccaactctcagcacctggtactcCTCAGTAGAAAGGTgcatcagaaaggagaaatcgaaccatGTTGggcatggttcagtctatgatgagttatgctttctTACCttactcgttttagggttataTAGTATAGACTGTAGCTTACATTTTGAACTGCGTTCCTTCCAAAAGTTTTACTGGAACACcgttggaattatggaatggtcgtaataTAAACCCCAAAcctattttccctacttaagcatgTCAATTAATATGTATAAGATTAAGTCTAAGTTAATAATATGTTTGTAGGGAAAAGATTGAGGATGGTTAAAGAAGGAGAAAATGTTCTAAGTGTTGGAAATGAAACTCTCGAGTAGCAAGATATGTATGTTGGATCAACACCATCacgcagcggaagaaatcaggatccataagcactctagttcattaattttggttgaaaagaaacatgctaaaaacagagtataatgggtttcatgaatataccttggccgaaccaacgaaatctccatttccagatacaaaatcctccgaatccttgtgtagaccaccacaagatattccctactattctcttggtgctctttgagttgtgggactcaaaataagctggaatcaaagggaatatggagaaaactcactgaagaaaacccattgaagaactccttcttcatccgaatttttcagcaaaaatttagtcggttctcttttctttcttcactccaatctctacaatatattgtagactatcatgcaaagagatgtgctgcatagaatgcagctcatgcttggagtaaagcaAAGGAAAAAGTAggttccttgtaagctactttgaagatgaacttgaaaacctattttcaagttttgtgtgatttttccattttccaaaattccaaaatcatattttatttctaaaatcaataatttattaattttacaaattaatttcataaattaattttctaataaaattaataaataattatttaaacaatttaaacaattcttaattaatttaatatctaatattaaattaatttttatacaaattcatcttcatatatttaaatcatatttaaatatattttctcctaattccgtttgattctaatttgaacgtttcaaattaacttatcacgctactctagagctatccatttccaagctagtagggggacctcataaacctacagatcatgggctccaacgatccaagattaatcgactaaactcattagaccgatctaacccccgagtcactctactaaagaccatagttgaactcccctcactatagatatattatgtccactcgatataaccatgattagtaagttaacccttcacaggttgtttgtaataacggctaggtcaaatctctattttactcccgaaattacctcttgttccttaagtccccaccgatcccctaatgaacaattgttttgtgatccaatcacaaaaccgagtccctctcattccaaatgagagggcgggatcccttgttcaagccacagaatcaacacttaagggaacaacctctctactatccctaaagcgggtaggagtgaattccctcttgcacttatgtccccagctatctattcagtcttacccctgaaatggcagtcatattgggtcggcactgttgagccaaccttcacctatgcaaatctaaggacaatcccagataaacatgagttcatagttagctcaggattaaggtcaagttacctaggtcatcgcttttaaatagtcagtcttaaacagtaaacaacattataaagtaagagtgactcttTCGTgtttcgatcttatacaaactcttttgcacaaggacaccccactcctcatgtccaacatgaacgacttaggatcacttcgtttgtagcactttacaactccttgtaacaactacagagcaggccgtatctaatagtgttaccagaataaggtacccaaccttatccatgtattatagatcattttgactatttactcgaacttgatccatctttatgtctccacataaagttaaagtacttatccaatagtcaagggacttttaggtttattggatttatattcaagtaatagatctattcaataacacctttattggaTTTTTAGAATAAACTCAATTGTTTTCATACCACAAGTTTTCTCGGGCTTCTCCAATCTATAGGTCAACGGGTCTTCGGTTATCACctcattcaagttggtcgcaatGCGCTTCTCCCCTACTTCCGCAGTCATGTTGTCACTTAGTAAGGttactgctaagcattgttccttcttGTTACCCCCAGCATTGAGAGTGAGCTCAGAGCTCGGCTACGCTCCTTGCgatctatttttcagctcgcccgcaatttgtcccatttgaatttcgagatttctaatggatgtagcttgattctgaagcacagattcatttttctcaatataatgcttcagcaagctctctaaggacgaagattaCGGTGGTTGTGAGCTGCTATTGGCTTTGCACTGGACCGTTGTTTTGTGGGAAAGATCCgggtggccctcctttttgtgccacaggttgaaagctttgttgttgatttttccacacaAATTTTGGGTGGTTTCACCACCCGGGGTTATATGTATTAGAATAGGGATTATCTCTCATAAAGCATACCGACTGCGGGTTTATTGGGCATCCCTCCATCGGGTGAGCATCTctgcaaatgacacaacttgcagTCGTTTGAGTAATTGCGCTGACCTACCCTTTCTTCGCACCCGTattattaattgtgatgccttgtatcagactcatcatcgcagtcatttgattttgtagggatgtgatggccccattgtttgcatcattatctttaattcttaatctctgaTCATTTTCcctccaatcctcgtgatttttggaaatgcgatcaagtatactcttagcctcatcatatgttttgtcgagcaaaccaccagcggctgccgcattggcagcagtctgcgaagagggattcaatccttggtagaaaatttccatttacaggcaatctggtaagccattgtattgacagtctcttaccagtcgcttaaacctcacccaagcatcgctgagcaattcttcatcttctgtgtcaaaaatttgttattaatttccttctcctagcattctcagttggtgggaaatacttcttcataaaattTTCCACCACATGTTTCCACGAAGTTATCTTTCCTAGtttgagagaatatgcccatttcctcgcctgatcacacaaagaaaagggAAACAGAGTTAGTCAAACTTCCTCGATTGagattcgggaacacaaaagtgttgcagatttctatgaagctctggaagtgggcatgcgggtcttcgCCATGTCTTCCTTCAAAACTGCCtagcagcctggatcatctgcaacattaccggcttcattttcaaacctcgatccatctagcgccggcctcatgattcctggagagaaattgtagaggttaggtgacgcatagtctaggatgggtctattgcggtcattcgccagaaggatggggttggccattatattgtttGCATTTGCGGCCCTTTCTGccggttgttccgccattcttggtgttccttcttgttgttgttggcggtctttTTAATCTTCGTCTAAAAGTCCTTTCAATCTCCCGGTcgtaattcaccagagattgagagttctgcaaagaatcaaaaaattaccgttagcaaacTATCTTGTCGAAGTCCTcagcaatggcgccaaaaaattgatgcttatattttatgaagtggaaatgtggatgatatgtgttgatggatttgcattgtgcacttaagtttccccagcggaattcaagtgtaaattcctctgagtttcctggtaagtccagggtaaAAAACAGGGacttttgaaaacaaattgtgttggtaatttttattaaagactttgcggtaaccggataaataaataaagtgttgggtttttgttttgtgttaatgaaaaataaataacaaatgcggcggagtttgaaaagagttgataaacgggagatgcgatgaatatgcggtgaacgggttgagaaggatttcggctaacactccctagaatgcgttcatgctatgtgatcatgcaaacatgcatacaacaataaaccacctctcggtgcaaaTACCACGatttctaaggctagaacgcatgcgatatatgcgacaATCTACAGGGTctcaataaacctctatttcttatttatgcgataaCAACATGACATCCACATAAAtatgtgaccacataatatcattcccatctctaggatgcatgagatgcagattgacaaacagagcttatctctaagtcccatatctttgtttatgcagttctaatcttgctctctcgagtccagattctaacctagctctctcgagacattaggttctttctttagactctctctcgagtaactctaaagggtattttgcacaacataaaacaagataatcgcaagcaaagaacttcctaggtcatgttagcttagttcttctcaacccattcgactagtttagttactcatgcatattaagagagtgaacagatgtaaaaATAGAACTTCTATTGTATAatttatgaagatgaagtacagaataacaatgcaagtatagaataaagagcctggtagcaatatcttgcttgcCAAGCATTTACACTATTTTttactcgtgctcaaaatatAATCTCGCTTCTCGCGGAGAGCcggcccgctctctactcttacgccccaaggttctctctcgagttgccctgagcgatctctggTGCCACCACTctttctcttgctccgccttaaaatggaaaggaaaactTGAACAAAAGCGTGAACTAAACGGTGAACTGATCAACTGGTTAACCCCCTCTCTGAAGAAtacccttggtatttatagagcatctatggtgaaaggcggcttctctctcctggttgtacagatgggacaactttaattcttgattgatgcgccaaataattatcaccgataagctgaatgtactttgtgactgttatcggctgtcaacttaatttggattcgattgtcatcagctttccgttctcatcgctcttaattggccttcacctagatgcgcccaccatgttacgttgaccaagttgcggcgatcctccTTGGGCAAATGTTTGTGAGTACGATCAaagcaaagccttgcggtgaagttgcgcttgaccaatgaattcccatgatcgcaatctttgcattgcgttaacacatattctgcacaaaaatacaaaaatcaattgttctaatgcgttgaacgcatgcgaccgcaatattcaTGAAAATGTTGCTTAATGGAAGCAAATTAATCaatttcattaacgcaatctaacattgtttaagaacttagcactatgataacgtgcatttatgcccgttatcaatCATCAACAAGCAAAAAGTTATAGTTATTGGACACTTAATCAAGTCCAAATATGAACAAGTTGGTCGAACCTACCATCTAAGGGATATTGAGGACGTCCGAAGAGATTATGGAGAGTGACATTACCTATGGACAGGCTTTATCGCACTAGAGAGTACGAATTGGTGTATGTACGAGGGTCGCCAGAAGGATCATATGTTGTTGTTAGGGTATATGGCGAGGcacttaagcttgcaaatccagGTACTATTTAAGGTTGAAGTAGAGATGGATAATGACTTTAAGTACGTCTTTATGGCACTTGGTCCGTGTATCAAGGGTTTTCTAAACTAAATCCGCCCAGTAATCGTTGTTGATGGGACCCATTTGCTTGAGAAAtacaaaggtatgttgttaATAGCAATGTGTATCGATGAAAATAACAACGTATATCCTGTCGCCTTCAGTATTATAGACGGTGAGAACGATGCATCATGGACTTGGTTCATGACTCATTTGAAGGCTTCTATAGGAGACATTCCCAATCTAGTGATTATATCATATCGTCACATCTCAATTGCAAAGGTTGTTGCAAGGATATTTCCTGATGCATTTCATGCCCTGTGTGTATACCATATTCAGAACAATTTGGTGgacaaattcaagaataagGACATAATCCCACACTTCTACCTAGTGGTGTAAGCATATAGAATGTCTGACTTTCAGATGTATTGGGCTAAGCTCCATAAATATCCTGGTGTGACGGCCTATCTTGAGGAGGTTGGATTACAACGGTGGGCAAGGGTTTATCAAGTCCATTGTAGGTATGATAAGATGACGACAAATATAGTAGAATTCCTCGATGGAGTGTTGAAAGATGCTCGAGAACTACCAATCACAAAGCTATTAGAGCATATCCGCGAGTGGCTACAAGGTTGGTTCTATATCCGACATACACACGCAAAGGCATGCACAAACATTGTAACTGATTACGCAATGAGTATTCTTAAGGAATCAAAATTG from Benincasa hispida cultivar B227 chromosome 10, ASM972705v1, whole genome shotgun sequence carries:
- the LOC120089039 gene encoding uncharacterized protein LOC120089039 — encoded protein: MSDFQMYWAKLHKYPGVTAYLEEVGLQRWARVYQVHCRYDKMTTNIVEFLDGVLKDARELPITKLLEHIREWLQGWFYIRHTHAKACTNIVTDYAMSILKESKLMSRTYRISPVDMNIINVDDGYLGGLVDLCLGTCTCMEFNCLEIPCFHAISTVTLRHINVQTLCAKWFIIECVLAAYVEPIFLVRHNQEWLEMLEFLNQFYHRKK